Below is a genomic region from Geothermobacter hydrogeniphilus.
CCGGCGATCTTGAGACCGAAATAATCAGCCGCCCGGCTGACCTCGCGATTGACATTTTCAAAAACCTGGTCGACCACACCGGACTTCAGCCCGAGCCGTTTTTTCGCCTCTCTGCGAAATCGGTCGGCATATTCAAGCGGGTGACCTGAGTAGAGAATATTGGCCACCAGCCCGGCCAGATAGGCGACCACCACGACCTTCTCCATCTCCCGGTTCCCGCCCTGATAGGAGGACGGGTCATGATGGTAGAGGATCGGCTGCACCAGGGTCTCCGGAAACTGCCAGTGGCGCGCGGCATGACAGCCGACAAAGGAGTGGTCAGCACCCAGTTCCCGTTCCTCAAGGACAAACAGTTCCTCCGCGTCGGTCTCACATTTCCGCAACACGGCATCGTACTGTTCGGGAAAGGCCTTGGCCAGGATCAGGACCCCGATATTTTCCAGCAGGCAGACGGTAAAGACCTCCTCCGGGTCAACATCGGTCTCAACCTCCTCGACCAGCATCCTGGCCGCCACGGCGGTCGCCAGGGACTGTTCCCAGAAACGCTGGTAATCGAACCCGGTCTGCCGCCGAGCATGTTCAGCATCGAGAAAAGAGAAGGAGAGGACCAGGCTGCGCACCGCGTTGGTGCCGAGAATCGCGACCGCCTGCTGGATGGTTCTGACCTCGTTGGGAAAACTGTAGAAAGCCGAGTTGACAACCTTGAGCAACTTGGCGGAAAGGGAGACATCCTGGGCCACCAGGCTGCTGATCTGGTAGATGGTCGTCTCCTCGCGACCGGTGATTTCGATCAACTTGGAGGCAACGCTGGAAAGGGTGGGCAGGGCTCCCGCGTCCATGACGCCCTGAATAATCTGCTCCCGGGTCATTGCAATACTCCTGGCCGTCTGACTGAGAATCAGTCAATCCCGCGCGACGAAAAAGGCCGCACATCAACATATCGGCCGGAGTAACAATAATCTCTAGGGAAACCAGAACCTGTGAGAATTCAGTCCCGGGGGGTGGTGCGCAAGAAGAGGATCAGCGCCCCCTGGCCTCCCAGGTTGCGGGGCGCCCGCCCCCACTCGACGACCTCCGTGAAGGACTCCCGCTTCAGCAGCTGCTCGATGGCGTCGCGCAGCACCGGTCCGTCGGGCGAATGCAGGCCGCGGCCGGTGATCACCCGCACCGTGGTCCACCCCTGGTAGCGGGCATCGACAAGAAAGTGGCGGAATACTTCTTCCGCCCGGGCGCGGCTCAGGCCGTGCAGATCGAGATCCCGCTCGACACGCAACCGGCCGCGCTGCAGCTGCTTCATGCGCCGGGGAGCAGCAGTCGATTCTTCTTCCTCCGGCAGTTCATCAACAAAGCACACATCGAGTTGTCCGAGGGCGGCGAGAAACTCGTCCTCGTCCGATGCGGGTGATTTCGGAACGGTCGGCGGGTCCTCCCCGAGGTCGACCGGGGGATGAGACCGATCCTCCCCATCGGAAAACCTGGCGACACCGAGGGCATCCATCGCCGAAGCGAAATCCTCCTCCGCTTCCGCCGGTGTCGGCGGGGCCGGTTTCGGCAGGGGCGCCGGTGTCTTCGCCGGCGACGGAACAGAAAGCCCCTTCAGTTTCTTGAAGGGGCTGTTGTTGAAATCTTTTTTCGACTTGCGGGAGGCCATTTCAACGGCGGACGATCTTCCGGCGGCCCTGCATCGCCCGGGTCTGCTGCTTGATGATCGCACCCTGCTTTTCGAGATGAAACTGCAGCCACATATCGCCATACTGTTTCATCTTCATCTTTTTGCCGGCACGAAGCAGCTCCAGGTTGCCCTGCAACGCCTCCTTATTGGAAACCTTCTTGAGTCCCTTCTCCAGGACCTTGATCGCCTGGTCCCGCCTGCCGACCCGATCCAGGCAGTAGGCATAGAGATTCCAGAGCATGTCCTCCTTCTTGGTTCCGGCGATTGCCTTGTCGAAGGTGGCGATCATCTTCTCAGTCTGCTTCTTGCGCATCTGGCAGATGGCCAGCATGCCCATGCCGACCCAGTGGCGGAAAAACCCCTTCTCAAGATACTCGTAGGCCTTGGCGAAATCACGTTTCAGGTAGTAGATGGTGCCGATCTGGGAGTTGACCTGCTGTTTGACGTAAAACTGCCAGGCACCGTACTTGTAGGCCTGCTCCAGGGTCTTGACCGCTTTTTCGGCCCGGTTGCCCTGGATATCGCGCTGGGCCTGCTCCATGATGACCCCGACCTTCTTCATCACCACGCGCAACAGGACAAAATAGACGACGGCAAACACCCCCAGGCTGATGAGGATGGCAACCCAGATTTCGAACCCGGCCCCGTACTGCAGGGCAAGGGAGGTTGCGGCACTGCAGGCCGCGGCAATAAGGACACTTAACATCTTGACTGGACTTCCTTTCAAATGGGATGGCCCGCGTCCGGAATTCCACCCGGGACCGAGCCGTCAAAGGCAAGCGAGTTTAGCAACCCGGCCGCCAAAAGTCAAAGGCCGCGGGGGGCGCGGCCCCGCCCTTCAGGCCGGCAGTTCGAGGTGTTCAACAATACGATCAATGCCCAGCCGGTCCAGGTCGTCGGGCAGGCGGTCGTTGCGCAGAAACTGGCTGTTGCCGCCCTGCAGCAGGGGAATCTCGCTCTGGCTGTTTTCGAGGGTAAAAACCTCACCGCAGGCGGGTCGGCAGGGGCGGTCGTGGCGGGGAGAGCGGAAAGGACAGTTTCGGCTGGAGGTGACCAGCACATAAGGCCGGTGCAGGCTGCCACGCAACGACCGCGGCAAAGGCGCGATTCCCTGCAGCAGGTTGTCGAGTTCAACCCGCCCGATGCCCGCCTCCCGGAGAAAGGCGACCGCCTCGCTGCTGTACCAGCTACCGCGCTGGAAATAGTCCCGTTCGGCGGGAGAGAGGTCGAAATCGAGAATCCGCGGGCCGCGTTTCTGCCCCGACAGGGCACGACCGCAGACCCGCGGCAGACGGGGAAGAAACTCCCCGGCGAGAGCAATCATGCCGAGATCTGAAATCAGCAGTTCATCACCGGCGTCAAAAACATCAACCAGCCCCTTCAACAGGCTGCGGACAGCAGGCAGCCAGGACTGGTAAAGAACCGGGGTGACCAGGGTCATGGCGATGGATTGCCGACGGCAGAAAGCGACCGCGCGCAGGACCTGATCACGTGACGGCATCCGCCAGCTGCAGAACTCGGCCCCGAAATAGAGACGATCGATTCCCGGAGGCAGGGAATCCGGCACCCGACAGGTCAGCAGCGCCCGTTCCATCCCACTCCTTTCAGCCGGCGGGAACCAGCAGGGTCAACTTGTCCCCCGGATGGAGAATATGGTCGGCGGCAAGATTGTTCCAGGCGAGGATCTGACGTGTCGGCACATCGTAGCGGCGACCGATGGTCCACAGGGAATCTCCGGCACGTACCCGATAGACGATCCGCTTCAGCGGCCCCCGGTGCTTCTTCAGACGTTTCCCGCCGGCCCCCTTGCTGGAGACCACCAGAGTCTGTCCGGGGTGAATCAGGTTGCTCCAACCGAGCCGGTTCCAGACCCGCAGCTGTTTCTGGGTGACGTTGAATTTCTTCGCGATGCTCCACAGGCTGTCGCCGTTACGCACCTTGTAGGAACGGCGGTAGGAACGCACGTAATCATCGCGCAGTTCATCCAGCGGACGACGGGTGTAACCCTTCTTGAGCGGCAGAATCAGATCACTGCCGATCTTGAGGGCGCGCGGGTTGCGGATCGCGTTGAGGGCGATGATGTCGTTGACCCGGACATGATGACGCTTGGAGAGGCTGAGCAGGGTGTCGCCCGGCTTGACGCGGTGGCGCAGATACTTGACCCGGTCGGCCGGGTCGAGGGCGGCATAGGCGTCGACAAATCGCCGGTAGCTCCCCTTCGGCAGGCGGACCACGTAGCCGCGTTCACCGGGAGGCGTTGACCAGCGTTTCAGTTCCGGATTGAGTTGTTTAATGGTCCGGTAGTCGCTGCCGGCCAGTTTGGCGATGACCTCCAGGTCGGTGGCTGACGGCAGAGCCACTTCGTCGTAAACCAGCGGTTGCTGCAATTCAACCGTATCGAAACCGTATTTGCCGGGCTGTTTGCTGATCAGCAACACCGCCAGCAGCTTCGGCACATAGTTGCGGGTTTCCGGCTGGAGAAAATTCCCGCGCGAAATATCCCAGAAGTCAGTGCTCTTGTATTTCCTGACGGCACGACTGATCTTTCCGCCGCCGGCATTGTAGGCGGCAACCGCCAGGTACCAGTTGCCGTCAAAACGGTCGTGCAGGTCGGCAAGGAAACGGGCGGCGGCGTAAGTCGATTTTTCAAAATCGCGCCGTTCATCCCGCCACCAGTCGGTTTTGAGGCCGTAGTGACGGCCGGTTTTCTCGATAAACTGCCAGGGCCCGACGGCATTGGCCCAACTGTAGGCTCTTTCATTGAAGCCGGACTCGACCATCGCCAGGTAGGCGAGATCGCGCGGCAGGCCCTGCTCGGCAAAAATGGCACGCATCCTCGGCAGGTAACGCCCCGAGCGGGCGAGCCAACGGACAAAACCCTTGCGGCCGGCGTGAGTGTAATAATCGATGAAATATTTGACTTTAGCGTTTTCCACCACCGGGAAATCAAACAGTTTACCCGACGCGGGGGTGGTCAAACCCTCATCTTCCGGGGGATGCTGATCAAACCCGGTGAGCAGCAGGGTATCGGCCAGGGTTTCGAGGTCAAGCGTGGACGACGGTTCTTCGCTCTCCAGCAAGGCCCGGTCGGCGAGGACAAAATCGCCGGGCAGCAGCGACATTCTGTCCCGCGCCGCTTCCAGTGACGAGATGTCACAGGTTTGACGCGCCTCTGCCGGCGCTCCCCCGGCCCCCCCGACAGCAGCGGCCTTCACCTCCGGAGACGGAGCGGAAAGCCGGACGCCGCAACCGCCGAGAAGGATCAGAGAAGAAATAAAAAGAATGCGAACCACCATAAAAAACTCCTGCAAGTCGGCCCGAACCTAAACAAAAAACCTTTTTGTGTCAAGTATTTCGAGCTTCTTCCGGCCAGAAACGCCGCTCCAGTTCCGCCAGCAGGGGGTCGAAGCTGCGGCGCTGCAGGGCACTGATCGGCAGGGCCCCGAACCGTCGGCAGAGGGGTTGCAGTTCCTCCTCGGGGACCTGATCGATCTTGTTGAAGACCAGCAGCCGGGGGAGATGCTGCAGGTTGAGATCCTGCAAGATCTTTTCCACGGCACTGATCTGAGATTCGAACTGCGGGTTGGAAAGATCCACCAGGTGCAGAATCAGGTCGGCATCCTCCAGTTCTTCAAGAGTGGCGCGAAAGGCGCCGAGCAGACTCTTCGGCAGCTGGCGGATGAAACCGACGGTATCGGTAATGATCACTTCGCGATCACTGGGGAAACGCAGGCGGCGGCTGGCGGTGTCGAGGGTAGCGAAAAGCAGGTCCTCGGTGAAGGTCGCGCTCTGGGTCAGGGCGTTGAGCAGGGTCGACTTGCCGGCGTTGGTATAGCCGACGATGGAAATGACCGGGACTCCGGCGCGAACCCGTCGCTGGCGTCGCTGGCGGCGACCGCGGGTCAGCTCCTGCAACTGTTTTTCCAGCCGGCGGATACGATCACGGGTCCGGCGACGGTCAATTTCCAGCTTGGTCTCCCCCGGTCCGCGACCGCCGATCCCCCCCATCAGGCGGGAGAAGGCCGTCCCCCGGCCAGTCAGGCGCGGCAGGATATATTTCAGCTGTGCCAGCTCGACCTGCACCTTGCCGTCGCGGGTGTGAGCGCGGCGGGCGAAGATGTCGAGGATCAGCTGGCTGCGATCAATAACTTTGAGGTCGGTGATGGCGGCGATGGCCCCGACCTGGGCCGGTGCCAGGTCATGGTCGAAAATCAGCATGGTGGCCCGCTGCTGCAGGGCGCGGATCACCACCTCCTTGAGCTTCCCCTCCCCCATCAGGTAGCGGGGATGAATGCGGTGGGTCCGCTGCACGACCCGATCAAGCACCTGGACATCGGCGGTTCGCGCCAGCTCGGCCAGCTCGGCCAGAGATTCCTCGACCTGGCGCGGCTTGCCGCCATTGACCGAGATCAGGATGGCACGTTCCCGGCCGTCATCGAGATCGACGGTGGCGGCAAGATCCCGCTCCAGTTCATCGTCGAGGGCATGGATAAAGGCGTCAAAAACGAGATCGAGCTGGTAGAAGTCAGCAAAGGAAAGACGCTCGCATGTGGTTCCAGCCGGGTTGGTCGGCAGCAGGTGGGCGATTTCGGTCCGTCCCGGCAGGCCCTGATCGTCGACCCCGATGGCCACCATCAGATCAAGGCGCAGCAGCGAGAGATCGTTGATGTCATCCTGGGAAAGGGGTTCCTGCCGGAGATGGGTGTGGATGCAGCGCAGGCCGCGCAACCCGCTGCGCCCCAGGCCGTAGTCGGAAAGGTCGGGGATGACAATTTCCCGGTCGTCACCAAGGATGACATGCAGGACCGTGCCGCGACGGTCGACGATGATGCCGATCTGCCGGCGCAACTCGAAAGAGAGTTCGGTCAGGTAGCGGGCCAGTTCGCCGGTGATCACCTCCCCGCCCGGAATCCGCCGTCGGTAGATCCGCTCCAGAGCCTGGATCCGGCTCGCCTTGAGCCCGGTGGTCGTACCGTGGATGACTGCCATCGGCTCTCAGACGACCCGTTTTGAACAGAAAAGGGCCTGTTGCCAGGCCCTTTTCTTAAAGAGTTCAGAGTGAATTCCCATATCAGCGGGCGGAGATATTGAAGCCGCCATCGACATAATGGATTTCGCCGGTGACACCGCTGGCGAGATCAGACAGCAGGTAGAGGGTCGCCTTGCCGACTTCATCCTGGGTGATCAGGCGCTGCAGCGGCGAGCGTTCCTCCATGACATGCAGTTTCTGCTTGAAATTGCCGACGCCGGAAGCCGCCAGGGTCTTGATCGGTCCCGCGGAAACGGCGTTGACGCGAATATTCTTCTCTCCCAGTTCGGTGGCCAGGTAACGAACCGACGATTCGAGAGCCGCCTTGGCCACTCCCATGACATTGTATTCGGGAACCGCCATAACCGCGCCGAGATAGGTCATGGTGACCACGCTGCCCCCTTCTTTCATCAACGGGATGGCATAGCGGGTCATCGGGATCAGCGAGTAGGCGCTGATGTCAAGGGCCAGGTGGAAACCGTCGCGACTGGTCTGGGAGAAGGGATTCTTCAGATCCTCGCGATTGGCGAAGGCGACCGCGTGGACCACGAAATCGATCTGCCCCCAGCGTTTTTCCAGTTCTGTGAAAACCGCGGCGATATCCTCATCCGAAGCAACGTCGCAGGGCAGAATGATCTCCGAACCGAGGCTTTCGGCCAGCGGACGGACCCGCCTTTCCAGCGCCTCGTTGAGATAAGTAAAGGCGATCTCGGCTCCCGCCTCGTGCAGTTGCCGGGCAACCCCCCAGGCAATACTTTTGTCGTTGGCCACGCCGAAAATGACGCCGCGCTTGCCGGCCATCAATCCCATGGTATCGATACCTCCTTGCAGGTGAAAAACTGCCTTTTAACAGATGTCCCGGATAAAGGCAAGAGAACAGGCTCAATCCTGCTCCGCGGTCACCTTCGAACCCAGCATCTTCAACAGAACCGCCGCCGGTTTTGCTCCCGAACTGACAGTCCCGTCGGGCAGGATCATGGTCGGAGTGGAGTTGATACCGAGTTCCTTCACCAGTTTCAGATTGGCATCGACGGCCGCTGCGGCTTCACACTCGGCCGACGGGATTTCTTCCCCGGCAAAAACCTTGTCGAGCAGGGAGATATCCTTCTTGCAGATCAGGGTCTTGGCCAGTCCGTAGGCATCGGGATGCATCTTCAGGGGGAAGAACTTGATCAGGAAGGCGATATTCGGATCGAGCTTGACGACCTTTTTCAATTCGCCGTGCAACCGCTTGCAGTAGGGACAACGCGGATCGGTAAAGACGATCACCCGGGTGGCCGCCATCGGGTTGCCGAGCAGCAGGGCATCATCCAGCGGTATCCGGCTGACATCGACCTTGGGCCGCTCTTTTTCCTGGGCCGCCGCGGTAATGTTGGTCTTGTCCTTCAGGCGGATGATATTGCCGGCGATCAGGTATTTTTTTGAAAAGTCGAGATAGAGCGGAAAGGTCTGCCCGTTCCTCTCCACTTCCACCAGCCAGACACCCGGCATCTCGGCGAATTCGACCTTGACCACCTTATCGACCCCGCCTTCCAGCAGCCTGGTCGCTTCGGGGATATCGAGGCTGTGGCAGTCACTGCACTCACCGGCACCACAGCCCCCTCCCTCGGCCATGAACGCCGCGGCCGGAGATGTCAGAAACAACAGGCACAGCAATGTCAGCAGTAGGTTCATCAGGTCAGCTCCTGTTCATTCGGTTCTGTCAGCGGGCTTGCAAAGCGGTTCATAATAAACTGCCGTCCCGCTTGTGGCAAGAGTATCGTCACAGCCCAAATCCGCCGGCAATTTCGGGATTCAGGTGTCGTTACGGATGAATCTGCTACGTTTCCACCCGAATCGGCACGGCGCCTCGCATCTCCACCCGTCCCACTACCCTCGATCCGCAAAACAGCCGGTGGATTTGGGCACGGATTGACCCGGCCTCCGGGGAGTGCTTAAATGTCGCTTCCGCCACAGGAGACCCGCATGGACCTGATCACTCTCTTCGGCCTCGCCCTGGCGCTGGCAATGGACGCCTTCGCCGTGGCACTGGCCAGCTCATTAAGCCTGCCCAAGCTGACCGGCCGGCATCTGTTCCGTCTCGGCTGGCATTTCGGCCTGTTCCAGGCGCTGATGCCGGTCATCGGCTGGCTGGCGGGACGGTTGGTACAGCAGTGGATCGTCGAGGTCGATCACTGGATCGCCTTCGGCCTGCTCACGTTCATCGGCGGACGCATGCTGTGGGAAGCCCTGCACCATGACGGGGAGGAGGTCCGCGGCGACCCGACCCGCGGCTGGACGATGGTGATGCTGTCGGTCGCCACCAGCATCGATGCCCTGGCGGTCGGCCTGACCCTGGCGATGCTCGGTGTCTCGATCTGGTTCCCGGCCCTGATCATCGGCCTGGTGGCCGGCATCCTGACCGTGGCCGGCATGCTCCTCGGCCGGCGCCTCGGCGGCCGCTGGGGGCAACCGGTGGAAATCATCGGCGGCCTGGTGCTGATCGGCATCGGCCTGAAGATTCTCTTCGAGCACCTGGCCGGCTGAAAGCTCAACACTTTCGGCGTCCCTCCAGGACAAAATTCCATCAGAATCAGTGAGTACCTGTTGGATGGAGAGTGCAAAGGGCTCACTGATTCTGGTTCCAGCCACGTCATCCGGCAATCCCCCCTGCCTGGCGGTTAATAAAAAATAATTCTACAATCCCTACAACAGATCTAAACAATCCTGTTATTCTTCCGACAAGAGACAGACAACATACTGTTTTTAAAAAATAATTTATTTCGGAGTACCAATGAAACGGGGTTTCTTTTTTGCGATTATCGTGTCTGTTCTCTGTATTTCCATCAATGTCTCGGCAACCGGAGCCAACAACCCCGCACGCCTCTTTCTGGTGGCAAGCTACGACTGTGACAACGTCTGCGGCGCTCCCCAGGAAACCGGGGCACTGAATGAGCTTCGCGACAACGACTGGATTGAAGGTGAGAACCTGATCGTCGGCCGATTCTACATGCAGACCAAAAGCCGCTACACATCCCCGGATGAAATTCATCAAAGAGGCCTGGCGGCCCTTGAGAAAATTCGTCAATTCAATCCCGATATCGTTCTCACGTTCGATGACAATGCGTTCCGGGAAGTCGGCCTGGCCCTGGCCGGTGGCCCGGTCCCCGTGGTCTTTTCCGGACTGAACGGCCAACCGGAAGATTACAACCGGATACGTCGTTTCATGACGTCACGCCAGCATCCGGAAGGCAATATCACCGGCGTTTATGAAAAATTGTATCTCGAACACTCCCTTGAAGTCCTGGCGGCGGCCTTTCCGGAGCTGCGGGGCGGCAAGGTGGTCGGCATCACGGATGATTCTCCCACCGGGAAAGCACTCAGCAAACAATTCCGGATAGAACTCGGTCAAACTCGTCAAATTGCCGGCCTGCAATGGGAAGAACGCCGGGTAAAAACCTTCGGTGAGTACCAGAAACTGATCCGGCAACTCAACGAGAATCCTGAAGTGGTCGCCATCTATCCGGTTGCCGTGCGGCTTCCCACCGCCGACGGAACCATCCGCACCGCCAGACAGATTTTTCCCTGGACCATCGCCCACAGCACCAAGCCGGAGTTGGCGCTCAATTACTACTTCTCCAAACTCGGCCTGTTCGGTGGAGCTGCTGTTGATTTTCGCAAAATGGGTGCCGTTGCCGGACGCCAGGTCGGTTGGATTCTGGAAGGACGCCACGCAGGTGACCTGGCCATTGTGGATGCCCCGGATTACGCTATCGTCTTCAACCTCACCCGCGCCGAAGAATTGGGGCTGCAGATACCGATGCCGCTACTGACCGCTGCTGACCATATCTACCGTTAAAAAATATGGATTCATGAATTTTCTCACCCGACTCCATTTCCGACAGAAACTGACACTGCTGATTTCGGTCGCACTCATTGTACCGTTGCTGGCATCCGTCCTGTTATTCAGCGGCATGATCAACCGACAGCTCAACCATAACTTCAGTCAACGACTCGAAGCCGATCTGGGAGCCTTGACATTGCTGCAGGAGCACCTGCGCAACAGTCTCGAGCAAGGGGTCGTTGGTCTGGCCAATGACAATACCCTGCAGATCACCAGCGACCTCAAGATCATTCCGCAACTGCAAAATTACCTGCAACGTCAAAGCCGGGCGCTGGACATTTCGGCCCTGCAGGTCTTCACTCCGTCAGGCCATCTTCTGGCGGCAACCGCGGAACTGCCGCAAAGCTGCTTTGATGCCCCGGGAACTCACCTGGTTACCGAAGGTCAGGGAGCCGTTCTGTGCACCCGGTCGACCATCCAGCAGGGAGAAAAACTGATCGGCTATATCGTCGGCGGCGAGCGACTGACCCTGCAGGCCATCGGGCACCATGCCCCGACCAGCCTGTTCGACGATTTCCTTTTGACACTTGACGGACAGGTGTTTCTCACCAACCTGGAAAGTCCGCCGGACAACATCTTCTCCGAACTGTCCTCGGCGAAAAAAGATGCCACCATCACTCTGTCCGGAACCAGGTATCGATCCCTCAGTCGTTGCATCAACGATGAAGGGCATCAGCTGTGTACTTCAGTGCTGCTGCCACTCAAACCCCTGCAACACAGTTTCTGGCGTACCGGCATACAGATCACGGGACTGGCCCTGCTCCTCTACCTGATCCTGCTGGTCATTCTACAACGCCTGATCAAGGGACTCACCGGGCCGATCCATCGTCTGACAAGGGCCGCGTCCCTGCTTGAAAAGGGGAGCGAACAAGAGTTGAAGCTCGACTTGAGCCGAGAGGATGAGTTCGGATTGCTCAACCGGACCTTCGCTCACATGGCCAGAACCCAGCGGAACCATACCCGTGAACTGGAGGCCCGGGTCGCCCAGCGAACCGCGGAACTGCAGAAAACGAACGATGCTCTGCGCCACGACATCCTGGCCCGACAAAAGGCGGAACGTGAAAAAGCTCAGCTCGAGGCGCAACTGCGCCAGACTCAGAAGATGGAGGCCCTCGGCACCATGGCCGGAGGTATCGCCCACGATTTCAACAACATCCTGATGCCGATCATCTGCTTTGCCGATCTGGCCCATATGCGCCTGGCAGAGGATCATGAAACCCGTCCCCTGCTGGAAGAA
It encodes:
- a CDS encoding hybrid sensor histidine kinase/response regulator, giving the protein MNFLTRLHFRQKLTLLISVALIVPLLASVLLFSGMINRQLNHNFSQRLEADLGALTLLQEHLRNSLEQGVVGLANDNTLQITSDLKIIPQLQNYLQRQSRALDISALQVFTPSGHLLAATAELPQSCFDAPGTHLVTEGQGAVLCTRSTIQQGEKLIGYIVGGERLTLQAIGHHAPTSLFDDFLLTLDGQVFLTNLESPPDNIFSELSSAKKDATITLSGTRYRSLSRCINDEGHQLCTSVLLPLKPLQHSFWRTGIQITGLALLLYLILLVILQRLIKGLTGPIHRLTRAASLLEKGSEQELKLDLSREDEFGLLNRTFAHMARTQRNHTRELEARVAQRTAELQKTNDALRHDILARQKAEREKAQLEAQLRQTQKMEALGTMAGGIAHDFNNILMPIICFADLAHMRLAEDHETRPLLEEILKAGNRAKDLVGQILAFSRQDKQKRQPVNLAESVSEAMKLVRASTPAGIDICMNIDASNLWVEANATQLHQLILNLCTNAVQAMGDKGHLEIRLEQDERAQAVLKVSDNGPGIPADILEHIFEPFFTTKEAGQGTGMGLAMVHGIVRNHHGALNVQSTPGNGTTFEVRFPCCNFDNLPLEETTGELPGGKERILVVDDEPAILLAWQTLLEDLGYRVTTAEKPETALEEVMKEISSYDLLITDQNMPEMSGSELALAIRDLNPNLPVIICTGYSESCSPEDARHLGFDHYLHKPCRSQELAGAVRQVLDRREESGIDSQPTRTQNTDKDASSPTLQDAVGH